A window of Desulfovibrio desulfuricans DSM 642 contains these coding sequences:
- a CDS encoding bifunctional metallophosphatase/5'-nucleotidase: MASFLLRFRFSALALFLWASLFTGFSLDSLPCHAQEKAGLELLLLHTNDLHSYLAGRDAHGNACLKSEGCTGGFARLATAMKRARAEHDNVLAVDAGDQFQGTLFFTANKCPMLADINSLMPYDAMTLGNHEFDDGCEATAGFVRAQPYPVLAANLDARPGCPLRGTPFRPWIIKEVRGVKVGIVGLANPSVRTLSAACPETWFYKSETTLKKAVAELEKQGVRHVIAVTHLGLPKDLELARSVDGVDIIVGGHTHDYLGPKSSKGPYPIVEHSPSGKPVLVVTAGALAKYLGQLDVTFDAQGVPVRWQGEALPLDASIPPDPAVEAKITQYAQKLEAFTSVTVGQNNLNAPDGLHQCRVGECLSGLIATDSMLDYGRAYGAQAAIINGGGLRAPLRQGALNLGDMLAVLPFGNKVIIRDFSGEQLLAALEHGVADYKGVGSPLLHTAGLRYVYNPALPSGKRIVRAELLDAGGAARPLDPAARYRVVLVDYLERRGDGYAMLAKGSPVEAPDPVDVDVLAAYIKKFSPLTALPPDRLIRQTN, translated from the coding sequence ATGGCGTCATTCCTGTTGCGATTCCGTTTTTCCGCACTGGCCCTGTTTTTATGGGCCAGCCTGTTTACGGGCTTTTCGCTGGATTCCCTACCCTGCCATGCGCAGGAAAAGGCAGGCCTCGAGCTGCTCTTGCTGCACACCAACGACCTGCACTCCTACCTTGCGGGCAGGGATGCCCACGGCAACGCCTGTCTGAAATCCGAAGGCTGCACGGGCGGTTTTGCCCGCCTTGCCACAGCCATGAAGCGCGCCCGCGCGGAACACGACAACGTGCTGGCCGTGGACGCTGGCGACCAGTTTCAGGGCACCCTGTTTTTTACCGCCAACAAGTGCCCCATGCTGGCCGACATCAACAGCCTGATGCCCTATGACGCCATGACGCTGGGCAACCACGAATTTGACGACGGCTGCGAAGCCACTGCCGGATTTGTGCGGGCGCAGCCCTATCCCGTGCTGGCCGCCAATCTGGATGCCCGCCCCGGCTGTCCCCTGCGCGGAACGCCGTTCCGCCCCTGGATCATCAAGGAGGTGCGCGGGGTCAAGGTGGGCATTGTGGGGCTTGCCAACCCCAGCGTGCGCACGCTTTCCGCAGCCTGCCCCGAAACGTGGTTCTACAAGAGCGAAACCACGCTAAAAAAGGCCGTGGCGGAGCTGGAAAAGCAGGGAGTGCGACACGTCATAGCCGTGACGCATCTTGGCCTGCCAAAGGATCTGGAACTGGCCCGCAGCGTGGACGGCGTGGATATCATCGTGGGCGGTCACACCCACGACTACCTTGGCCCAAAATCATCCAAGGGGCCGTACCCCATTGTGGAGCATTCGCCCTCGGGCAAGCCTGTTCTGGTGGTCACTGCCGGTGCGCTTGCCAAGTATCTGGGGCAGCTCGATGTGACCTTTGACGCGCAGGGCGTCCCCGTGCGCTGGCAGGGCGAGGCCCTGCCGCTGGATGCCTCCATTCCGCCCGACCCGGCTGTGGAAGCCAAAATCACCCAGTATGCCCAAAAGCTGGAAGCCTTCACCTCCGTTACCGTGGGGCAAAACAACCTGAATGCGCCTGACGGCCTGCACCAGTGCCGCGTAGGTGAATGCCTTTCCGGCCTGATCGCGACCGATTCCATGCTGGATTATGGCCGCGCATACGGAGCGCAGGCCGCCATTATCAACGGCGGGGGGCTGCGCGCCCCTCTGCGGCAGGGCGCGTTGAACCTTGGCGACATGCTGGCCGTGCTGCCCTTTGGCAACAAGGTCATCATTCGCGATTTCAGCGGCGAGCAACTGCTGGCAGCGCTGGAACACGGCGTGGCCGACTACAAAGGCGTGGGATCGCCCCTGCTGCACACGGCGGGGCTGCGCTACGTGTATAATCCCGCTCTGCCGTCCGGCAAACGCATTGTGCGCGCAGAGCTGCTGGACGCGGGCGGAGCCGCGCGCCCCCTTGACCCTGCCGCCCGCTACCGGGTGGTTCTTGTGGATTATCTGGAACGCCGGGGCGATGGCTACGCCATGCTTGCCAAAGGATCGCCCGTGGAAGCCCCCGACCCGGTGGATGTGGACGTGCTGGCGGCATACATCAAAAAATTCAGCCCGCTGACGGCCTTGCCGCCTGACCGCCTGATCCGACAGACAAACTGA
- a CDS encoding cysteine hydrolase family protein, which produces MQALIIIDIQNDYFPGGKMELCGSEAAASNAALLLQAFRKAGKPVFHVQHISLAPTATFFLPGTTGALIHDSLAPLTGEAVVEKHLPNSFRDTTLLGLLHAQNITDIAIAGMMTHMCVDTTTRAAFDLGFTCHLAHDACATRDLGHDGKTVCAAHVQTAYMAALGQVFAQVRSTQELCASISQSS; this is translated from the coding sequence ATGCAGGCTCTTATAATCATAGATATTCAGAACGATTACTTCCCCGGCGGCAAGATGGAGCTTTGCGGCAGCGAGGCTGCGGCCAGTAATGCCGCCCTGCTGCTCCAGGCTTTTCGCAAGGCAGGAAAACCTGTTTTTCATGTGCAGCATATTTCGCTTGCGCCTACGGCCACTTTTTTTCTGCCCGGCACAACGGGGGCGCTTATTCATGACAGCCTTGCTCCTCTGACGGGCGAGGCCGTGGTGGAAAAGCACCTTCCCAATTCCTTCCGCGACACCACACTGCTTGGTCTGCTCCATGCGCAGAATATCACGGACATCGCCATAGCGGGCATGATGACCCACATGTGCGTGGATACCACCACCCGCGCCGCCTTCGACCTTGGCTTCACCTGCCATCTTGCCCACGATGCCTGCGCCACCCGCGATCTTGGGCACGATGGCAAAACCGTATGCGCCGCCCATGTGCAGACAGCGTACATGGCGGCCCTTGGGCAGGTATTCGCTCAGGTGCGCAGCACGCAGGAACTGTGCGCGTCCATCAGCCAGAGCAGTTAG
- a CDS encoding FmdE family protein produces the protein MTEGILPLGAAILPAHPTLSSAHGGQHDGISMNIGAYTFSQFHGIAEEFHGCAAPGLLIGGYMVELAKGMLPEGTLFEAVAETSKCLPDAVQLLSLCSTGNKRLHVRDLGLYALALYNKKTGVGVRVSIDPAKLFAYPEIRSWFMKEKPKHAQDIVELERQIEEAGHSICKVQRVQVDKVFLGHGHMGTIGICPRCGEAYPLDHGPQCLGCQGQAPYTTLDPES, from the coding sequence GTGACGGAAGGCATTTTGCCTCTCGGCGCAGCCATCCTGCCTGCGCACCCCACCTTATCTTCCGCACACGGCGGGCAGCACGACGGAATATCCATGAATATCGGCGCGTATACGTTTTCGCAGTTCCACGGGATCGCAGAGGAGTTTCACGGTTGCGCGGCCCCCGGTCTGCTTATCGGCGGCTATATGGTCGAGCTTGCCAAGGGTATGCTGCCCGAAGGAACCCTTTTTGAAGCAGTGGCGGAAACCAGCAAATGCCTGCCGGACGCGGTGCAGCTGCTCAGCCTGTGCAGCACGGGCAACAAGCGTTTGCATGTGCGCGATCTGGGACTCTACGCGCTCGCGCTGTACAATAAAAAGACGGGCGTGGGCGTGCGCGTGAGCATAGACCCGGCAAAACTATTCGCCTATCCGGAAATCCGTAGCTGGTTCATGAAAGAAAAGCCCAAGCATGCGCAGGATATTGTGGAGCTTGAACGGCAAATTGAAGAAGCCGGGCACAGCATCTGCAAGGTGCAACGCGTGCAGGTGGACAAGGTTTTTCTGGGACATGGCCATATGGGCACCATCGGTATTTGCCCCCGCTGCGGCGAGGCCTATCCGCTGGATCATGGCCCGCAGTGCCTTGGCTGCCAGGGGCAGGCTCCCTACACAACGCTTGATCCTGAAAGCTGA
- a CDS encoding glycoside hydrolase family 3 N-terminal domain-containing protein has translation MSDAVNRGKFPNVSRCSDSQILFAAARKGGVTLCLLGLALIFCFSPLLRSGASAAQAAPAKTSAGSAAPSLDVMIGSMLMLGFRGADLPQGDAFLALVRAGHVGHIILFDRDVTTGGERNIISPQQVRRLTATLRSASPCPMFIAVDQEGGRVRRLKPQRGFADLPSAQNMGAASPEKTRAIARQLGVELASLGISVDLAPVADVNSNPANPAIGALERSFSPNPALVAAHALAFGQGLAQSGIIPALKHFPGQGGAQKDSHLGLTDITRSWNAKTDLAPYAQAFAQGWPGMVMLGHLYHKGLDPQYPATLSRAVVADLLRGRMGWRGVIISDDMQMKAITDHYGMEQAMLLAVNAGVDILLFGNNLYWDETLPRKAFDALRGLVESGRISRQRIMESWLRITNLYASRATAARAAADGSSAFYPWTR, from the coding sequence GTGTCTGATGCTGTAAACAGGGGCAAATTCCCCAATGTTTCGCGCTGTTCCGACAGCCAGATTCTTTTTGCTGCCGCGCGCAAGGGTGGGGTCACGCTTTGTCTGCTTGGGCTGGCGCTGATTTTTTGTTTTTCGCCCCTGCTGCGATCCGGGGCCTCGGCTGCGCAGGCCGCGCCCGCCAAGACAAGCGCGGGCAGTGCCGCGCCATCGCTGGACGTCATGATCGGCTCCATGCTCATGCTGGGCTTTCGCGGGGCGGATCTGCCCCAGGGCGATGCCTTTCTTGCGCTGGTGCGCGCCGGGCATGTGGGGCATATTATCCTGTTTGACCGGGATGTTACCACCGGCGGTGAACGCAATATCATTTCGCCCCAGCAGGTGCGGCGGCTCACGGCCACGCTGCGGTCGGCGTCCCCCTGCCCCATGTTCATAGCTGTTGATCAGGAGGGCGGACGGGTGCGGCGGCTCAAGCCGCAACGCGGTTTTGCCGATCTGCCTTCCGCCCAGAACATGGGCGCGGCCAGCCCGGAGAAAACCCGCGCCATCGCCCGGCAGCTGGGTGTGGAACTGGCCTCGCTGGGAATTTCTGTTGATCTGGCCCCGGTGGCGGATGTGAACAGCAATCCCGCCAATCCGGCCATTGGCGCGCTGGAGCGCAGCTTCAGCCCCAATCCGGCGCTTGTGGCCGCGCACGCGCTGGCCTTTGGGCAGGGGCTGGCGCAAAGCGGCATCATCCCCGCGCTCAAGCATTTTCCCGGTCAGGGCGGCGCGCAGAAGGATTCGCATCTGGGGCTGACGGACATCACCCGCAGCTGGAATGCCAAGACCGACCTTGCGCCCTACGCGCAGGCCTTTGCACAGGGCTGGCCCGGCATGGTGATGCTTGGGCACCTGTACCACAAGGGGCTTGATCCGCAGTATCCTGCCACGCTTTCCCGCGCTGTTGTTGCCGACCTGTTGCGCGGGCGCATGGGCTGGCGGGGCGTGATCATCAGCGATGACATGCAGATGAAGGCCATCACCGACCATTACGGCATGGAGCAGGCAATGCTGTTGGCCGTCAACGCCGGGGTGGACATTCTGCTGTTCGGCAATAACTTGTATTGGGACGAAACCCTGCCCCGCAAAGCCTTTGATGCCTTGCGCGGGCTTGTGGAAAGCGGGCGCATTTCGCGCCAGCGGATCATGGAATCATGGCTGCGCATCACTAACCTGTACGCAAGCCGCGCCACTGCCGCCAGGGCCGCCGCCGATGGATCTTCGGCGTTCTATCCCTGGACCAGATAA
- a CDS encoding c-type cytochrome, producing MQQWTDLFLNKPLPEGWMQGLLFVTFGLHLLFVLLMLGTAILSLLFFLRDLLRQPTPDQHWNEHVAHSHMGLKSLAVVLGVGPLLLMQISHPHAFFTVTGLFSYAWLAIIPLLIAAFLLFDGFAHKLGTSAWLALICGLVGVAALMTVPAIFTGALTLMERPAEWADFAARGIRFDAQWMPHWVLRYLHVLGAAVAFGAAFHLFFSARNEKQKAPLLRKWLLGALAAQAVIGLALLATILPQLSVPVLSFISLGAVALGAAVWILRPESSTADYRLLALLPLIFVSMLLARQLMQNEALAPGQAEATAQREQRVQELAPFSQKALDAFAVKLRTVYDNGDTIYDGACEPCHGLTGHGDGAEASRLRIPATDLTTMRTDRDYVYEMVRDGIPGTGMPYFRMFDREKLESLLDVMGKRFGMYAATPPPPRDISPLSLEVWIGTCAKCHAANGSVSPSGRAMQPPPPDFTRSSLTHGQALKIITEGYPGTGMPGYRNQPQTVREDLAIICNSFRAAHNKNGK from the coding sequence ATGCAGCAATGGACAGACCTGTTTCTCAACAAACCCTTGCCCGAAGGCTGGATGCAGGGGCTGCTCTTCGTCACTTTCGGCCTGCATCTGCTCTTTGTGCTGCTCATGCTTGGCACGGCCATACTGAGTCTGCTGTTCTTTCTGCGTGATCTGCTGCGGCAGCCCACGCCCGATCAGCACTGGAACGAACACGTGGCCCATTCCCACATGGGCCTCAAAAGTCTGGCCGTGGTGCTGGGCGTTGGCCCGCTGCTGCTCATGCAGATAAGCCATCCGCATGCCTTTTTTACGGTTACAGGGCTTTTTTCATATGCGTGGCTGGCGATTATTCCGCTGCTGATCGCGGCCTTTCTGCTGTTTGACGGTTTTGCGCACAAGCTGGGCACCAGCGCGTGGCTGGCCCTCATCTGCGGACTGGTGGGCGTTGCGGCCCTCATGACCGTACCCGCCATCTTTACCGGGGCGCTGACCCTCATGGAACGCCCTGCGGAGTGGGCCGACTTTGCCGCCCGCGGCATCCGCTTTGACGCGCAGTGGATGCCCCACTGGGTGCTGCGCTACCTGCACGTGCTGGGCGCGGCTGTGGCCTTTGGCGCGGCTTTTCACCTGTTTTTCTCCGCCAGAAATGAAAAACAGAAGGCCCCTCTGCTGCGCAAGTGGCTGCTAGGCGCTCTTGCGGCTCAGGCAGTCATAGGGCTGGCCCTGCTGGCAACCATACTGCCGCAACTGTCTGTCCCGGTGCTGTCGTTCATAAGCCTTGGAGCAGTGGCCCTTGGCGCGGCGGTCTGGATTCTGAGGCCGGAATCGTCAACCGCCGATTACCGTTTGCTGGCCCTGCTGCCCCTTATCTTCGTCTCCATGCTGCTGGCCCGCCAGCTCATGCAGAACGAGGCGCTGGCCCCTGGGCAGGCGGAGGCTACGGCCCAGCGCGAACAGCGCGTTCAGGAACTGGCCCCCTTCAGCCAGAAGGCTCTGGACGCCTTTGCCGTCAAGCTGCGCACCGTGTACGACAATGGCGACACCATCTATGACGGCGCATGCGAGCCGTGCCACGGCCTCACCGGGCATGGTGACGGGGCGGAAGCCTCACGCCTGCGCATCCCCGCCACAGACCTGACCACCATGCGCACCGACCGGGATTATGTGTATGAAATGGTGCGCGACGGCATCCCCGGCACAGGCATGCCCTATTTTCGCATGTTCGACCGCGAAAAGCTGGAGAGCCTGCTGGACGTCATGGGCAAGCGCTTTGGCATGTATGCAGCCACGCCGCCGCCCCCGCGCGATATCAGCCCTCTTTCGCTTGAAGTATGGATAGGCACCTGCGCCAAATGCCACGCGGCCAACGGCAGCGTCAGCCCCTCGGGGCGGGCCATGCAGCCCCCGCCGCCCGATTTCACGCGCAGCAGCCTGACCCACGGGCAGGCCCTCAAAATCATTACCGAGGGCTACCCCGGCACAGGCATGCCCGGCTACCGGAACCAGCCCCAGACCGTGCGCGAAGACCTCGCCATCATCTGCAACAGCTTCCGCGCTGCGCATAACAAGAACGGGAAATAG
- a CDS encoding cytochrome ubiquinol oxidase subunit I, translating to MNFPILHIPVVGDGMTIALNAVLHVYISHGLAIGLMTMLVIFQTLTWKGKGAFWADIARRLLGPLVVITTSVGAVTGVGIWILTGSLAPEGIGALIHLFFWPWFIEWFAFTAEVILLLCYYYQWDRLITRKPGTLAAIGWGYVVASFISAVLITGILGFMLTPQGWPWARSFAEAYFNPTFVPQCFLRVAGGMALGILLLMSWIAWRFKGTAEERGRALRVCGTALLLSLAVTAAATYVYFSRVPQTYLTHWKFSVATSYLSQMPDFLPAANAVAALVLVLTALAALGRSRLACRLLCIPALIMSLCFVMEFERVREFIRGPYLMPGYMHASQITLVESEALAAQNAPLLPRLRWVNTSGNLPPATQAARTLFAANCGVCHAESGINGIDQRLAGRSADGINAMLGITQRLAPYMTPFVGSEQERALLTEYLFQLSSNYSRRAQQAAREK from the coding sequence ATGAACTTTCCCATCCTGCATATTCCTGTGGTGGGCGACGGCATGACCATTGCCCTCAATGCTGTGCTGCACGTTTATATCAGCCACGGGCTGGCCATCGGCCTCATGACCATGCTGGTGATCTTTCAAACCCTCACGTGGAAGGGCAAGGGCGCGTTCTGGGCCGACATTGCCCGCCGGTTGCTGGGGCCGCTGGTGGTGATTACCACCTCTGTGGGCGCGGTCACGGGCGTGGGAATATGGATTCTGACCGGAAGCCTCGCTCCGGAAGGCATTGGCGCGCTTATCCACCTGTTTTTCTGGCCATGGTTTATTGAATGGTTCGCCTTTACCGCCGAAGTCATTTTGCTGCTCTGCTACTACTACCAGTGGGATCGGCTGATAACGCGCAAACCCGGCACACTGGCCGCCATTGGCTGGGGCTATGTGGTGGCGTCCTTTATCTCTGCGGTTCTTATCACCGGCATTCTGGGCTTCATGCTTACCCCGCAGGGCTGGCCGTGGGCCAGAAGCTTTGCCGAGGCCTATTTCAACCCCACCTTTGTGCCGCAGTGCTTTTTGCGTGTCGCCGGCGGTATGGCGCTGGGCATACTGCTGCTCATGAGTTGGATTGCCTGGCGCTTCAAGGGCACGGCGGAAGAACGCGGCAGAGCCTTACGCGTCTGCGGAACAGCGCTGCTGCTCTCTCTGGCTGTGACGGCAGCGGCCACCTACGTGTATTTTTCGCGGGTGCCGCAAACCTACCTCACGCACTGGAAGTTCTCAGTCGCCACATCCTACCTCTCGCAAATGCCGGACTTTCTGCCTGCGGCCAACGCGGTTGCCGCGCTTGTACTCGTGCTGACGGCGCTGGCGGCGCTTGGACGCTCACGGCTGGCATGCCGATTGCTGTGCATTCCGGCCCTGATCATGAGCCTGTGCTTTGTCATGGAATTTGAGCGTGTGCGCGAATTTATTCGCGGCCCGTACCTGATGCCGGGCTATATGCATGCCAGCCAGATAACCCTTGTGGAAAGCGAAGCGCTGGCCGCCCAGAACGCCCCACTGTTGCCCCGGCTGCGCTGGGTCAACACCAGCGGCAATCTGCCCCCGGCAACCCAGGCCGCCAGAACGCTTTTTGCGGCCAATTGCGGCGTATGCCATGCGGAAAGCGGCATCAACGGCATTGATCAGCGCCTTGCTGGGCGCTCGGCAGACGGCATCAACGCCATGCTGGGCATTACGCAGAGGCTGGCCCCCTACATGACGCCCTTTGTGGGTTCGGAGCAGGAACGCGCACTGCTCACGGAGTATCTGTTCCAGCTTTCCTCCAACTATTCCCGCCGCGCCCAACAAGCCGCCAGGGAGAAGTAG
- a CDS encoding c-type cytochrome, with protein MNNRTLLYALTLTCILLIFGAWTLAFFHYGAAVRQTPAPQALATLQAGPAAEPQFNPPKPQDAPEDMREAVMLGYNIINDTAQYAPEHVGNELACATCHLEGGTSKASITLVGVAATYPRFLPSHGYSADLAQKVQDCFARNLNAAPPALDSRTMQAVLAYLHWISKDIPVYAKLPWALPAKLDSNHKPDAASGASVYADNCASCHGDAGDGSPPLWGSGAYTDGSTMHDINTFAVYTHRFMPPEAANLTPEQALDVAAYVDGQPRTHYAPAKPATATGAPKAPQGK; from the coding sequence ATGAACAACCGCACTCTGCTTTACGCCCTGACGCTCACCTGTATTCTGCTGATATTTGGCGCATGGACGCTGGCCTTTTTCCATTACGGGGCTGCCGTGCGGCAAACCCCTGCGCCGCAGGCGCTGGCAACCTTGCAGGCAGGCCCGGCAGCAGAACCGCAGTTCAATCCGCCAAAGCCGCAGGACGCGCCGGAAGACATGCGCGAAGCCGTCATGCTCGGCTACAATATTATCAACGATACGGCGCAGTACGCCCCCGAGCACGTGGGCAACGAACTCGCCTGCGCCACCTGCCATCTTGAAGGCGGCACCAGCAAGGCGAGCATCACCCTTGTGGGCGTTGCGGCAACCTATCCTCGCTTTCTGCCAAGCCACGGCTACAGCGCCGATCTTGCCCAGAAAGTGCAGGACTGCTTTGCGCGCAACCTCAATGCCGCGCCCCCGGCCCTCGACAGCCGCACCATGCAGGCTGTGCTCGCCTATCTGCACTGGATTTCAAAAGATATTCCCGTCTATGCCAAGCTGCCGTGGGCCCTGCCCGCAAAGCTTGACAGCAACCACAAGCCCGATGCCGCCAGCGGGGCCAGCGTGTATGCAGACAACTGCGCCTCCTGCCACGGCGATGCGGGCGACGGTTCCCCCCCGCTCTGGGGCAGTGGCGCATACACTGACGGCTCCACCATGCACGACATAAACACCTTTGCCGTGTACACCCATCGCTTTATGCCGCCTGAGGCAGCTAACCTCACGCCGGAACAGGCCCTTGACGTGGCGGCCTATGTGGACGGCCAGCCCCGCACCCATTACGCGCCCGCCAAGCCCGCAACGGCAACTGGCGCGCCCAAAGCGCCGCAGGGGAAATAG
- the rplL gene encoding 50S ribosomal protein L7/L12 translates to MAVTKEEVVEFISNMTVLELSEFIKELEEKFGVSAAAPAAAMMMAAPAAAAEAAEEKTEFDVILKEAGANKIGVIKVVRALTSLGLKEAKEKVDGAPATLKEGVSKDEAEEAKKQLTEAGATVEVK, encoded by the coding sequence ATGGCCGTTACCAAAGAAGAAGTTGTTGAATTTATCTCCAATATGACCGTTCTCGAACTTTCTGAGTTCATCAAGGAACTCGAAGAAAAGTTCGGCGTTTCCGCTGCTGCGCCTGCCGCCGCCATGATGATGGCTGCCCCCGCTGCCGCTGCTGAAGCCGCTGAAGAAAAGACCGAGTTCGACGTTATCCTGAAGGAAGCTGGCGCCAACAAGATCGGCGTCATCAAGGTTGTGCGCGCTCTGACCAGCCTGGGCCTCAAGGAAGCCAAGGAAAAGGTTGACGGCGCCCCCGCTACCCTGAAGGAAGGCGTGTCCAAGGATGAAGCTGAAGAAGCCAAGAAGCAGCTGACCGAAGCCGGCGCCACCGTCGAAGTGAAGTAA
- the rplJ gene encoding 50S ribosomal protein L10: protein MNRSGKAVIIEAVKARADKASFAVITDFKGMTVEELTNLRVSLRNAGGEYLVVKNTLARIALTDGTHNAIKDNFHDNCGVAFGFDDPVAVAKALSDFAKQSKLFELRCASLDGKAMTAAQIDALAKLPGREQLLGQLLGTMNAVPTNFVSLFANVVRGLLYALKGIEDQKSNAA from the coding sequence GTGAACAGGTCTGGAAAAGCCGTAATTATTGAAGCCGTTAAGGCCCGCGCCGACAAGGCTTCTTTTGCGGTTATCACGGACTTCAAGGGCATGACGGTGGAAGAGCTGACGAACCTGCGCGTTTCTCTGCGTAATGCAGGCGGCGAATATCTCGTCGTTAAAAACACGCTTGCCCGTATTGCTCTGACCGACGGTACGCACAACGCTATCAAGGATAATTTCCATGATAACTGCGGCGTAGCCTTTGGGTTCGATGACCCCGTGGCGGTGGCCAAGGCGCTCAGCGATTTTGCCAAGCAAAGCAAGCTCTTTGAGCTTCGCTGCGCCAGCCTGGACGGCAAGGCTATGACTGCCGCCCAGATTGACGCACTGGCCAAGCTGCCCGGAAGGGAACAGCTCCTCGGTCAGTTGCTCGGCACCATGAACGCCGTGCCCACCAACTTTGTTTCGCTGTTTGCAAACGTGGTGCGTGGTCTGCTTTATGCCCTCAAGGGCATCGAAGATCAGAAATCCAACGCCGCATAG
- the rplA gene encoding 50S ribosomal protein L1 — protein MPTHGKNFRKALEGSNLQERFSIEDAISKSLGASFAKFDETVDVAVRLGVDPKYSDQMVRGAVTLPHGLGKTVRVAVFCKGEKQAEAREAGADVVGAEDLVAKVKEGWLEFDAAVATPDVMALVGQIGRVLGPRGLMPNAKTGSVTFDVTKAVTELKAGRVDFKVDKAGVLHAPLGKVSFGPEKILGNLKALLDAVNRLKPSAAKGSYMLSMAVSTTMGPGFKVDMTQVKKFLEG, from the coding sequence ATGCCCACACATGGCAAGAATTTCCGCAAGGCGCTTGAAGGTAGCAACCTTCAGGAACGCTTCAGCATTGAAGACGCCATCAGCAAATCGCTTGGCGCTTCCTTTGCCAAATTTGACGAAACTGTTGATGTGGCCGTGCGCCTCGGCGTTGACCCCAAATATTCCGACCAGATGGTTCGCGGCGCAGTGACCCTGCCCCACGGGCTTGGCAAGACCGTACGCGTGGCCGTGTTCTGTAAGGGCGAAAAACAGGCAGAAGCCCGCGAAGCCGGTGCAGATGTTGTGGGTGCCGAAGACCTGGTCGCCAAGGTCAAGGAAGGCTGGCTCGAATTTGACGCCGCCGTTGCCACCCCGGACGTTATGGCTCTTGTGGGCCAGATCGGTCGCGTGCTTGGCCCCCGTGGCCTTATGCCCAACGCCAAGACCGGCTCCGTCACCTTTGATGTGACCAAGGCCGTTACCGAACTTAAGGCCGGTCGCGTGGACTTCAAGGTTGACAAGGCTGGCGTGCTGCACGCTCCCCTTGGCAAGGTCTCCTTTGGCCCCGAAAAGATTCTGGGCAACCTTAAGGCCCTGCTTGACGCCGTGAACCGCCTTAAGCCTTCCGCCGCCAAGGGCAGCTACATGCTCTCCATGGCAGTGTCCACCACCATGGGCCCTGGCTTCAAGGTTGACATGACTCAGGTTAAAAAATTTCTTGAGGGCTAA
- the rplK gene encoding 50S ribosomal protein L11: MAKKEVAKIKLQIPAGAANPSPPVGPALGQHGLNIMGFCKEFNARTMEQKGTIIPVVITVYADRSFTFITKTPPASVLIMKAAKIEKGSGEPNRNKVGSLSMAQIEEIAKLKLPDLNAASIESAVKSIAGTARSMGIDVK; the protein is encoded by the coding sequence ATGGCCAAGAAAGAAGTTGCCAAAATCAAACTGCAGATCCCCGCTGGCGCGGCTAACCCCTCGCCGCCGGTTGGTCCTGCCCTCGGTCAGCACGGCCTGAACATCATGGGTTTCTGCAAGGAATTCAATGCCCGCACCATGGAACAGAAGGGCACGATCATTCCTGTGGTCATCACCGTGTACGCCGACCGCTCTTTCACCTTCATCACCAAGACCCCTCCGGCCTCGGTGCTGATCATGAAAGCCGCCAAAATTGAAAAGGGTTCCGGCGAACCCAACCGCAACAAGGTTGGTAGCCTGAGCATGGCGCAGATTGAAGAGATCGCCAAGCTGAAGCTGCCCGATCTGAATGCTGCAAGCATTGAGTCTGCGGTGAAGTCCATTGCTGGTACCGCTCGCAGCATGGGCATTGACGTTAAGTAA
- the nusG gene encoding transcription termination/antitermination protein NusG, giving the protein MKDPVIDETSELCKKARWYIVHTYSGFEQRVQKTINELRRTGQDEGLIEEVVVPTEKVIEPTKGGQQRTSTRKFYPGYVMVRMTMTDLSWHLVQSIPKVTGFVGGKNRPTPMRESEAQRILSLMESRQETPRPKFNFDRGDEVRVIEGPFGGFNGVVEDVNYDKGKLRVSVSIFGRQTPVELDFVQVSKG; this is encoded by the coding sequence ATGAAAGACCCTGTTATCGACGAAACTTCCGAGCTCTGTAAAAAAGCTCGCTGGTACATCGTGCACACCTACTCGGGTTTCGAGCAGCGTGTGCAGAAGACCATTAACGAGTTGCGCCGCACCGGACAGGATGAAGGGCTTATTGAGGAAGTTGTTGTTCCCACTGAAAAGGTTATTGAACCTACCAAGGGCGGACAGCAACGCACCTCTACGCGCAAGTTCTATCCCGGGTATGTCATGGTGCGCATGACCATGACGGATCTTTCCTGGCATCTGGTACAGTCCATCCCCAAGGTCACCGGCTTTGTGGGCGGCAAAAACCGTCCTACCCCAATGCGTGAGAGTGAAGCACAGCGCATTCTCTCCCTGATGGAGTCTCGCCAGGAAACGCCAAGGCCCAAGTTCAACTTTGACCGCGGCGACGAAGTACGCGTTATTGAAGGGCCGTTTGGCGGCTTCAATGGCGTTGTGGAAGACGTCAACTACGACAAGGGGAAACTGCGCGTTTCCGTTTCCATTTTTGGTCGTCAGACCCCTGTGGAACTGGATTTCGTGCAGGTATCCAAAGGTTAA